In one window of Thermotoga sp. DNA:
- the mgt gene encoding 4-alpha-glucanotransferase, with translation MIGYQIYVRSFRDGNFDGLGDFKGLKNAITYLKELGVDFVWLMPIFSSISFHGYDVVDFYSFKAEYGNEKDFREMIEAFHGSDIKVVLDLPIHHTSLLHVWFQKALKGDPHYRDYYVWATGKTDLNEKREWNGEKIWHPLDDGRFYRGLFGPFSPDLNYDNPQVLGEMKELVRYLLSLGVDGFRFDAAKHMRDSLEQNVRFWQYFLSDIEGIFLAEIWAETRIVDEHGKIFGYMLNFDTSHCIKEAVWKENTRMLIESIERALIGKSYIPVNFTSNHDMSRLASFENGLSREKVKLSFSILFTLPGVPLIFYGDELGMKGVYRKPNTEVVLDPFPWSENMCTMGQTFWKWPAYNGPFSGVSVEYQKKDPDSVLSHVARWASFRRENPWLDRASIKFLHVEEKFLMYRLFDDERSLKVFHNLSSEGWIFEGVRVQPYGTEVV, from the coding sequence ATGATAGGCTATCAGATCTATGTGAGATCTTTTAGAGATGGAAACTTCGACGGGCTGGGAGATTTCAAAGGATTGAAAAATGCGATTACTTATTTGAAAGAACTGGGGGTTGACTTTGTATGGCTCATGCCCATTTTTTCTTCTATATCTTTTCACGGGTACGATGTGGTGGATTTTTATTCCTTCAAAGCCGAGTATGGAAACGAAAAGGACTTCAGAGAGATGATCGAAGCGTTCCACGGCAGCGATATAAAAGTCGTTCTAGATCTTCCCATTCATCACACCAGTCTCCTGCATGTGTGGTTTCAGAAGGCTCTGAAAGGTGACCCGCACTACAGAGATTACTACGTGTGGGCCACCGGAAAGACCGATCTCAACGAAAAAAGGGAATGGAACGGAGAGAAAATCTGGCATCCTCTGGATGATGGGAGATTCTACAGAGGTCTCTTCGGGCCTTTTTCTCCTGATCTGAACTACGACAATCCTCAAGTACTGGGAGAGATGAAAGAGCTGGTTCGGTACCTTTTGAGTCTGGGGGTTGATGGTTTCAGATTCGATGCGGCAAAACATATGAGAGATTCACTGGAGCAAAATGTTCGTTTCTGGCAATATTTTCTCTCCGATATAGAAGGAATCTTTCTTGCAGAGATCTGGGCAGAAACCAGGATAGTGGATGAACACGGCAAAATCTTTGGTTATATGCTCAATTTCGACACATCGCACTGTATAAAGGAAGCCGTCTGGAAAGAAAATACCAGAATGCTGATCGAGTCGATCGAAAGAGCTTTGATTGGGAAGAGCTACATTCCCGTCAACTTTACCTCGAATCACGATATGTCGCGGCTCGCCAGCTTCGAAAATGGCCTGAGCAGGGAAAAGGTGAAACTTTCTTTTTCTATTCTTTTCACGCTACCAGGAGTCCCGCTGATCTTCTACGGTGATGAACTCGGAATGAAAGGAGTCTATCGAAAGCCGAACACAGAGGTAGTTTTAGACCCGTTCCCCTGGAGTGAAAATATGTGCACCATGGGGCAAACTTTCTGGAAGTGGCCCGCGTACAACGGACCTTTCTCGGGAGTGTCGGTTGAGTATCAAAAAAAAGACCCAGATTCTGTATTATCCCACGTCGCAAGATGGGCGAGTTTCAGGAGAGAAAATCCCTGGCTGGATAGAGCAAGTATCAAGTTCTTACATGTGGAAGAAAAGTTCCTGATGTATCGGCTGTTCGATGATGAGCGTTCGCTCAAGGTGTTTCACAATCTCTCAAGTGAAGGATGGATCTTCGAAGGAGTTCGTGTTCAACCCTATGGTACGGAGGTGGTTTGA
- a CDS encoding efflux RND transporter permease subunit, which translates to MKLAEISSKRPVTILMLLTAIVFLGFISFQHLKLDLLPQIEYPYAVVLTTYMGAGAEEVEELVTSPLEKHISSTPGVRRFTSISMDSVSFILAEFDWNVKTADAVGRLSRYVNLASRELPEEAKPVVVEFDPSLLPVYAFSTEEDYEEVVSKIRRLPDVASVEVMGEPKKIVEIILDHDKIKKLDVDPSLIETILSGNLVYPFGYVRDSEGNIYPVSIDGRFENLDDLKNTIVGFRGVKYQSLLRGEVPKLLIPVRLKNIAEVKIVEENVQGEVRVNGKKASLIAIYKRSGANTVKTVREIKKILSDSKIEYVEAMNQAYYTERAIDNLLKNLFYGFIAAFVVVLIFLKDITSTLVTSFSIPLSLTVTFVFLYAFGINLDTLTLGGLIMALGMLVDNSVVVFENIYRHRSLGKDIPDAAREGAGEVWVAILASTLTTVSVFLPIVFFTGFVVRLFKYFALAFALALSSSLFVSTVIVPAGTRWIKPRKGRITEKLQRSYRRVLEWCMNKKGLVLTVAFTLVIISVVFLLSKPMGFLPSFQTNLVVIDVKLPPQTSYEKTSEAVQKIEKYLNGHRSTYNISSFYSEVGVTSEYSQIMGRGQNEARIMVNLRGSRREFARNREKLRREIMSLNIPNAKLEVLEQSQQIYEVLGYPITVEIRGENLSLIQKKAKEIFERLKSLPEVKKIQIRNSYEKSVMHVKIDRNKSLMSGVVAGQVFLDLQTYMLGKNIGTLRTNQGTLPIVLKKAETVSLEDLPKTPLEGLKGEVPLGAIATVSQKTVPSVIDHSDGERVVYVDLVSIEGTIGDVAKKVEKTLDGMNLSGVKVNISGQKEFMDEAFSELRSVICIAIALVYMILAAQFESFILPFVIFFTIPFAVVGIAFAVLVNGYSLNVPVLVGFLTLSGTVVNNAIVMLTRIEQIRKEKSLLESTLEGAQSRLRPILMTTFTTIVALLPTALSQGEGAEIESPISWVVIFGMLISMLFTLFVIPVIYTLVREKIRV; encoded by the coding sequence ATGAAGTTGGCGGAAATATCATCGAAAAGACCCGTAACAATCTTGATGCTATTAACTGCCATAGTCTTTCTTGGATTCATCTCTTTTCAGCATCTCAAACTGGATCTTCTTCCACAAATTGAGTATCCTTACGCAGTTGTCCTAACCACTTACATGGGCGCGGGAGCGGAAGAGGTGGAAGAACTCGTAACCTCTCCTCTTGAAAAGCATATCTCATCCACACCAGGAGTTAGAAGGTTCACCTCCATATCTATGGATTCTGTTTCCTTTATCCTCGCGGAATTCGACTGGAATGTGAAGACGGCTGACGCTGTGGGAAGATTGTCTAGGTATGTAAATCTCGCTTCTCGGGAACTCCCGGAGGAAGCAAAACCGGTGGTTGTGGAATTCGATCCCTCTCTGCTCCCGGTGTATGCTTTTTCAACGGAAGAAGATTACGAAGAGGTCGTCTCGAAGATCAGAAGACTTCCAGATGTCGCTAGCGTTGAAGTAATGGGAGAACCAAAGAAGATCGTTGAAATCATTCTGGACCACGATAAGATAAAGAAGCTCGATGTTGATCCCTCATTGATAGAAACCATTCTCTCGGGAAACCTCGTCTACCCGTTCGGTTATGTGAGGGATTCAGAGGGAAACATCTACCCTGTTTCCATCGATGGACGTTTTGAGAATCTCGATGATCTGAAGAACACTATCGTGGGCTTCAGAGGAGTAAAATATCAGTCTCTGCTTCGAGGTGAAGTACCGAAACTCCTGATTCCTGTTCGTTTGAAGAACATTGCAGAGGTGAAGATAGTAGAAGAAAATGTGCAAGGAGAGGTCAGGGTCAACGGAAAGAAGGCATCACTCATCGCTATTTACAAAAGAAGCGGTGCAAACACTGTCAAAACAGTTCGTGAAATAAAGAAAATACTGAGTGATTCCAAAATAGAGTACGTGGAAGCCATGAACCAGGCTTACTATACTGAAAGAGCCATTGACAACCTGCTTAAGAATTTGTTTTATGGATTCATAGCAGCATTTGTGGTAGTTCTGATCTTCCTGAAAGACATCACTTCCACGCTCGTTACTTCCTTTTCCATACCGCTCTCTCTCACCGTCACTTTCGTCTTTCTGTACGCGTTCGGAATAAATCTTGACACACTGACCCTTGGTGGACTCATCATGGCACTGGGAATGCTGGTGGACAATTCTGTCGTTGTCTTCGAAAACATATACCGCCACCGATCTTTAGGGAAGGATATTCCCGATGCCGCTCGAGAGGGAGCAGGAGAAGTATGGGTTGCCATTCTGGCCTCCACTCTCACCACCGTTTCTGTGTTCTTACCCATCGTGTTCTTTACAGGGTTTGTAGTGAGGTTGTTCAAGTACTTTGCCCTTGCCTTCGCCCTTGCCCTTTCTTCTTCTCTTTTCGTTTCAACCGTCATCGTTCCAGCCGGTACGCGATGGATAAAACCAAGAAAGGGAAGAATCACCGAAAAACTTCAGAGGTCTTATCGAAGGGTCCTGGAATGGTGCATGAATAAGAAGGGATTGGTTCTCACTGTGGCATTTACTCTGGTTATCATCTCCGTGGTGTTTCTCCTGTCAAAACCCATGGGATTTCTTCCTTCTTTCCAGACAAACCTCGTGGTGATAGATGTGAAACTGCCACCTCAGACTTCCTATGAGAAAACGTCTGAAGCAGTTCAGAAAATAGAGAAATACCTGAACGGGCACAGATCCACCTACAACATCTCTTCTTTCTACTCGGAAGTGGGAGTAACCAGTGAGTACTCCCAGATAATGGGTCGGGGGCAGAACGAAGCAAGGATAATGGTGAATCTGAGAGGGAGCAGAAGAGAATTCGCGAGAAACAGAGAGAAACTGAGGAGAGAAATCATGTCTCTGAATATACCAAATGCAAAGTTAGAGGTTCTGGAACAGTCCCAGCAAATATACGAAGTTCTGGGTTATCCGATAACAGTTGAGATAAGAGGAGAGAATCTCTCTCTCATTCAGAAGAAAGCCAAAGAGATATTTGAACGCTTGAAGAGTCTTCCAGAGGTCAAGAAAATCCAGATCCGAAACTCTTACGAGAAAAGTGTGATGCACGTGAAAATAGACAGAAACAAGTCCCTCATGAGTGGCGTAGTGGCGGGTCAGGTTTTTCTGGACCTGCAAACCTACATGCTTGGAAAGAACATAGGAACTTTGAGAACAAACCAGGGAACATTGCCGATCGTTCTTAAGAAAGCGGAAACTGTATCTCTAGAGGATCTACCCAAAACACCACTGGAGGGATTGAAAGGCGAAGTTCCCCTCGGAGCCATCGCAACCGTCTCTCAAAAAACCGTTCCCTCAGTGATAGATCACTCCGACGGCGAGCGAGTCGTTTACGTGGATTTGGTAAGTATAGAAGGTACGATAGGTGATGTCGCAAAGAAAGTGGAGAAAACTTTGGATGGAATGAATCTTTCGGGTGTTAAAGTGAACATCTCAGGACAGAAAGAATTCATGGATGAAGCTTTCTCGGAACTTCGGTCTGTAATCTGTATAGCAATTGCTCTCGTTTACATGATCCTTGCTGCCCAGTTTGAATCCTTCATACTTCCGTTCGTCATATTCTTCACAATTCCTTTCGCGGTCGTTGGGATTGCTTTCGCTGTACTTGTGAACGGGTATTCTCTTAATGTCCCCGTTCTTGTGGGTTTTTTGACTCTTTCAGGAACGGTTGTAAACAACGCCATCGTGATGCTAACGAGGATAGAACAGATAAGAAAAGAAAAGAGCCTTCTGGAATCCACCCTGGAAGGGGCTCAGAGCAGGTTGAGACCTATTCTGATGACCACCTTCACCACCATCGTGGCATTGCTTCCCACTGCGTTGAGTCAGGGGGAGGGTGCAGAAATAGAATCACCCATTTCATGGGTTGTGATCTTTGGCATGTTGATCTCCATGTTGTTCACACTGTTCGTAATACCGGTGATCTACACCCTCGTGAGAGAGAAGATCAGAGTATAG
- a CDS encoding transcriptional regulator → MKLNFNPVTKEEIHRLETALLVGTLFRKEVLEEVRNSSERLTWVDSLAVAAGALARAKAGMTASEIAEELGRTETTIREHVKGETKAGKLVNETYELLKEGKLSVEGLIGEDVTTTTTTSDEKLKEIKKELEEVKRKLESVIQKL, encoded by the coding sequence ATGAAACTCAACTTCAATCCGGTGACGAAAGAGGAAATCCACCGGCTCGAAACAGCTCTGCTCGTTGGTACCCTCTTCAGGAAGGAAGTACTGGAGGAAGTCAGAAATTCTTCTGAGAGGCTCACTTGGGTGGACAGTCTGGCAGTTGCAGCGGGGGCTCTTGCGAGAGCAAAAGCCGGTATGACCGCTTCTGAGATCGCTGAAGAGCTTGGAAGAACGGAGACAACCATCAGAGAACATGTAAAAGGCGAAACCAAGGCTGGAAAACTGGTGAACGAGACCTATGAACTTTTAAAAGAAGGAAAACTGAGTGTAGAGGGGTTGATAGGTGAAGATGTTACGACAACCACTACCACGAGCGATGAAAAACTTAAGGAGATCAAGAAAGAACTCGAGGAAGTGAAACGAAAGCTGGAGAGTGTCATTCAAAAACTCTGA
- a CDS encoding MFS transporter yields the protein MLFLSNILRSMGTMSFNLLIQLRMKELGAALFLIGFLSSLRGAVNTFSNLFWGKVSDGLGKRKPFLIASLALASVFYPLYAVEESPLAILMLSAVIAFFNGMYPPAAMALSSNRKRMSLGFSLYNSSNSLGMLLSRLSIGFLLMFVDLRFAFVFFSIVIATAVIPALMIKEERVERKVKNLHFRKQLLEGGTWAIYLGSFLRQMGTSGSMSLIAVYLSDTFKYSASTIGFVTAVNPLVQIPSHFLFGRLVEKTSPRAIAVLGIFMSSLTPLLMMIPKNWAPVVSYIALGMSFGAFINGTSNFLGRKFHYLQRGQALGLLSSARFLGATLGPFLAGMLAEKSYLLMFSTLGIVIATGGFVVLLFTKGGE from the coding sequence ATGCTCTTTCTCTCCAACATCCTCAGATCTATGGGTACCATGAGCTTCAATCTTCTCATACAGCTTCGTATGAAGGAGTTGGGCGCAGCTCTCTTTTTAATAGGGTTTCTCTCCAGTCTCAGGGGCGCTGTGAACACCTTCTCTAATCTTTTCTGGGGAAAAGTATCTGATGGACTGGGAAAGAGGAAGCCGTTTCTCATCGCGAGCCTTGCGCTGGCGTCCGTTTTCTATCCTCTCTACGCCGTTGAGGAAAGTCCTCTTGCCATTTTGATGTTATCCGCGGTGATAGCGTTTTTCAACGGGATGTATCCTCCCGCGGCCATGGCGCTCAGCAGTAACAGAAAGAGGATGTCACTTGGTTTTTCGTTGTACAACTCTTCGAATTCACTCGGAATGCTTTTGAGTAGGTTGTCCATCGGATTTCTGCTCATGTTCGTTGATTTGAGATTCGCCTTCGTGTTTTTCTCGATCGTCATAGCAACAGCCGTTATACCGGCACTCATGATAAAGGAGGAAAGAGTGGAACGAAAAGTTAAAAATCTGCATTTCAGAAAACAGCTTCTTGAAGGTGGCACCTGGGCGATTTACCTTGGAAGTTTTTTAAGGCAAATGGGAACTTCCGGCTCTATGTCTCTGATAGCAGTCTACCTTAGTGATACATTCAAATACAGTGCGTCTACAATAGGCTTTGTGACTGCTGTCAATCCCCTTGTACAGATTCCTTCCCATTTCCTTTTCGGCAGGTTGGTGGAGAAAACAAGCCCAAGAGCAATTGCTGTTTTAGGGATCTTCATGTCCTCGTTGACGCCGCTTCTCATGATGATACCAAAAAACTGGGCACCTGTAGTATCTTACATCGCACTTGGCATGAGCTTTGGAGCCTTCATAAATGGAACGAGCAACTTCCTCGGAAGAAAGTTTCACTACTTGCAAAGAGGACAGGCTCTTGGCCTTTTGAGTTCAGCGAGGTTCCTTGGTGCCACTTTGGGTCCGTTTTTGGCAGGGATGCTCGCAGAGAAATCATATTTACTCATGTTTTCAACTCTTGGGATAGTGATCGCCACGGGAGGGTTTGTGGTGCTTCTCTTCACAAAAGGCGGGGAGTGA
- the argR gene encoding arginine repressor — MKVSKKRRQELIKKIIHEKRISNQFQIVEELKKYGIKAVQPTIARDLKEIGAVKIMDESGNYVYRLLDETPVIDPWKELKRNFKSFVESIDRAGNLIVIKTIPGTASGIARVIDRLDINEIVGTLAGDDTIFVAVRDPESCEKIVEKLSSIL; from the coding sequence TTGAAGGTATCGAAAAAAAGGAGACAGGAACTCATAAAGAAGATCATACACGAAAAAAGAATAAGCAACCAGTTTCAAATCGTCGAGGAGTTGAAAAAATATGGTATAAAGGCTGTTCAGCCCACCATCGCTCGAGATCTGAAAGAAATAGGAGCGGTGAAAATAATGGACGAGAGCGGCAACTATGTCTATCGTTTGCTGGATGAAACACCGGTGATCGATCCCTGGAAGGAATTGAAGAGAAACTTCAAGTCTTTCGTTGAAAGCATAGACAGAGCTGGGAACCTCATAGTCATAAAGACGATACCAGGAACCGCTAGTGGAATCGCTCGTGTCATCGACAGACTCGACATAAACGAGATCGTGGGAACGTTAGCGGGAGACGACACCATATTCGTTGCAGTGCGAGACCCGGAAAGCTGCGAGAAGATTGTGGAAAAACTATCGTCTATACTCTGA
- the nth gene encoding endonuclease III: protein MIEKIAKEIIKHFPRDHKEKDPFRVLIATVLSQRTRDENTEKAANKLFRIYRSPRELAKARPENLYDLIKESGMYRQKAERIVEISKIIIEKYEGKVPNTLEELLKLPGVGRKTANIVLWVGFKKPALAVDTHVHRISNRLGWVKTKTPEETEKELKKLLPEELWGPINGSMVEFGRRICRPVNPKCEECFLREHCKFYNERY, encoded by the coding sequence TTGATAGAAAAGATTGCAAAAGAGATCATAAAACATTTCCCAAGGGATCACAAAGAGAAAGACCCATTCAGAGTCTTGATCGCAACAGTCCTGAGTCAGAGAACTCGTGATGAGAACACTGAAAAAGCAGCAAACAAGCTCTTCAGAATATACAGATCGCCGAGAGAACTGGCAAAGGCAAGACCCGAGAACCTTTACGATTTGATAAAAGAGTCGGGTATGTACAGACAGAAGGCAGAAAGAATAGTGGAGATATCGAAGATCATCATAGAAAAGTACGAAGGAAAGGTGCCGAACACACTGGAAGAGTTGTTGAAACTACCTGGTGTTGGAAGAAAAACAGCGAACATAGTGCTCTGGGTTGGCTTTAAAAAACCTGCCCTCGCCGTGGATACGCACGTCCACAGGATCAGCAACAGACTGGGTTGGGTGAAAACGAAGACACCAGAAGAAACAGAAAAAGAACTGAAAAAACTTCTTCCAGAGGAGCTTTGGGGACCGATAAACGGTTCTATGGTAGAGTTTGGAAGAAGAATATGCAGGCCTGTAAACCCAAAGTGTGAAGAGTGCTTTTTGAGGGAACACTGCAAGTTCTACAACGAGCGGTACTGA
- a CDS encoding KaiC domain-containing protein — protein MIRRVKTGIPGMDEILHGGIPERNIVLISGGPGTGKTIFSQQFIWNGLQLGEPAIYVALEEHPVQVKKNMEVFGWNIDSFEKEGKFAIVDAFTGGIGEYAEKEKYVVKDIDDVRELAEVLKRAIRDTQAKRVVIDSVTTLYITKPVMARSIVFQLKRILSGLGCTSLFVSQVSVTEKGFGGPGVEHGVDGIIRLDLDEIDGELRRSLIIWKMRGTSHSMKRHPFEITDRGIVIHPSEGGEEK, from the coding sequence ATGATTAGAAGGGTCAAAACTGGTATCCCGGGGATGGACGAGATTCTCCATGGGGGAATTCCGGAAAGAAACATTGTCCTCATCTCTGGAGGACCTGGTACCGGAAAGACGATCTTTTCACAACAGTTCATATGGAACGGGCTCCAGCTAGGAGAGCCTGCCATCTATGTTGCCCTCGAAGAACATCCAGTACAGGTGAAAAAGAACATGGAAGTCTTCGGTTGGAACATTGATTCCTTTGAAAAGGAAGGTAAATTTGCCATAGTGGATGCATTCACAGGTGGAATCGGTGAATATGCGGAGAAAGAAAAGTACGTGGTGAAAGACATAGACGACGTCAGAGAGCTCGCCGAGGTATTGAAGAGGGCAATAAGAGATACACAGGCCAAAAGGGTGGTGATTGATTCCGTTACAACTCTCTACATAACGAAACCAGTGATGGCAAGAAGCATCGTATTCCAGCTCAAAAGGATCCTCTCAGGACTCGGTTGTACTTCACTCTTTGTGAGTCAGGTGTCGGTAACGGAAAAGGGTTTTGGTGGACCTGGTGTCGAACACGGGGTGGATGGTATCATCAGGCTAGATCTCGACGAAATAGACGGCGAACTCAGAAGAAGCCTGATCATTTGGAAGATGAGGGGAACATCTCACTCGATGAAAAGGCATCCGTTCGAAATAACTGACAGAGGTATCGTCATACATCCTTCGGAGGGGGGCGAAGAGAAATGA
- the dnaK gene encoding molecular chaperone DnaK, translating into MAEKKEFVVGIDLGTTNSVIAWMKPDGSVEVIPNAEGSRITPSVVAFTKSGEILVGEPAKRQMILNPERTIKSIKRKMGTDYKVRIDDKEYTPQEISAFILKKLKKDAEAYLGGEIRRAVITCPAYFNDAQRQATKEAGIIAELDVLRIINEPTAAALAYGLDKSGKEQKVLVYDLGGGTFDVSILEIGDGVIEVIATSGNNHLGGDDFDQRLIEWMAEEFKKQHGIDLREDRQALQRLRDAAEKAKIELSTKMETDVSLPFIAVSPSGQPLHLEMRITRSLFESLTKDLVEMTRGPIEQALNDAKLSPQDIDEIILVGGMTRVPMVQRFIKEFFGKEPNKSVNPDEAVAIGAAIQAAILAGTEGAKGRDIVLVDVTPLTLGIEVKGGLFEPIISRNTKIPVRKSKIFTTVEDGQTEVEIRVYQGERPIARENIFLGSFKLVGIPPAPRGVPQIEVAFDIDSDGIVHVSAKDLGSGREQSMVVTGRHKLSEDEIKRMIEDAKRYEEQDKRLKEEIELKNRADDLAYSVEKTLKEHGDKIPADLKSRLEDMIKELRDAINRNDIPKVKMLFDDLQRESMKIGEYLYKSATGGEATNQ; encoded by the coding sequence ATGGCTGAAAAGAAAGAATTTGTTGTTGGTATAGACCTTGGAACAACAAATTCTGTTATTGCCTGGATGAAACCGGATGGCTCAGTTGAAGTAATTCCCAACGCGGAGGGAAGCAGAATAACTCCTTCTGTGGTTGCCTTCACGAAGAGTGGAGAGATCCTCGTGGGAGAGCCCGCGAAGAGGCAAATGATTCTCAATCCTGAAAGGACGATAAAGTCCATAAAGAGAAAAATGGGTACTGATTACAAGGTCAGAATAGATGACAAGGAATACACACCCCAGGAAATCAGTGCTTTCATTTTGAAGAAGCTCAAAAAAGACGCTGAAGCTTACCTGGGCGGCGAGATAAGAAGGGCAGTCATTACCTGTCCCGCTTATTTTAACGACGCTCAGAGGCAGGCAACCAAGGAAGCGGGGATCATAGCCGAGCTCGATGTGTTGAGAATCATCAACGAACCGACGGCAGCAGCACTCGCTTACGGACTGGACAAGAGTGGGAAAGAGCAAAAAGTTCTGGTCTACGACCTCGGTGGTGGTACTTTCGACGTGTCCATCCTCGAAATTGGAGATGGTGTGATCGAGGTCATCGCAACATCCGGTAACAACCACCTCGGTGGAGATGATTTCGATCAGAGGCTCATCGAGTGGATGGCAGAAGAGTTCAAGAAACAGCATGGGATAGATCTCAGGGAAGACAGGCAAGCGCTCCAGAGACTGAGGGACGCCGCCGAGAAGGCTAAGATAGAACTCTCAACGAAGATGGAAACGGATGTGAGTCTTCCGTTCATAGCAGTTTCACCGAGTGGACAGCCACTCCATCTTGAGATGAGAATCACCAGAAGTCTCTTTGAATCACTGACCAAAGATCTCGTTGAGATGACGAGAGGACCAATAGAACAGGCATTGAACGATGCAAAACTTTCACCACAGGATATAGACGAAATCATACTCGTGGGTGGTATGACCAGAGTTCCGATGGTGCAAAGATTCATAAAGGAGTTCTTCGGGAAGGAGCCGAACAAGAGTGTAAACCCGGACGAGGCTGTCGCCATCGGAGCAGCGATTCAGGCGGCCATCCTTGCAGGAACCGAGGGTGCGAAAGGAAGGGATATTGTCCTCGTGGATGTGACGCCGCTCACACTCGGAATAGAGGTAAAAGGAGGGCTCTTTGAGCCAATCATATCCAGAAACACGAAAATTCCTGTGAGGAAGAGCAAGATCTTCACTACCGTTGAAGACGGACAGACCGAGGTGGAAATCAGAGTTTACCAGGGTGAAAGACCAATAGCAAGGGAGAATATCTTCCTTGGAAGCTTCAAACTCGTCGGAATCCCACCAGCGCCAAGAGGAGTTCCTCAGATAGAAGTCGCGTTCGATATAGACAGTGATGGAATCGTTCATGTCTCCGCAAAAGATCTTGGTTCTGGAAGGGAACAGTCCATGGTGGTAACTGGAAGACACAAGCTTTCTGAAGATGAGATAAAGAGAATGATAGAAGACGCGAAAAGATACGAGGAACAAGACAAACGCCTCAAAGAAGAGATCGAGCTCAAAAACAGAGCAGACGACCTCGCCTACAGTGTGGAAAAAACTCTTAAAGAGCACGGAGACAAAATACCAGCAGATCTCAAGTCCAGGCTCGAAGACATGATCAAAGAGCTCAGAGATGCTATCAACAGGAACGATATACCAAAAGTGAAAATGCTCTTCGATGATCTCCAGAGGGAGAGCATGAAGATAGGAGAATACCTCTACAAGTCTGCAACGGGAGGAGAAGCCACAAATCAGTGA
- a CDS encoding aminopeptidase, with protein sequence MKMERKSVWQHRSREEIESFARKYMEFIGKAKTERLAVKEIREILEREGFVSLEDFAGDPVDMAVYAVNRGKAIAAFRVVDDLRKGLNLVVAHIDAPRLDLKPSPLVEDEQIALFKTHYYGGIKKYQWFSIPLEIHGVLFRGDGTEVEIHMGNKPEDPVFTIPDLLPHLDKEDAKVSEKFKGENLVLIAGTIPLSEEEKEAVKTNVLKILNEMYGISEEDFVSGEIEVVPAFPPREVGVDRSLIGAYGQDDRICAYTALRALLSASPKKSIGVIFFDKEEIGSDGNTGAKARFYLRVLRQILKMQGAKDSEFALDEVLEKSSVISADVCAAVDPPYKDVHDLHNAPRLGYGVALVKYTGARGKYSTNDAHAEFVARVRRVLNERDVIWQVATLGKVDQGGGGTIAKFFAERGTDVIDMGPALLGMHSPFEISSKADLLETYNAYRSLLEDL encoded by the coding sequence ATGAAGATGGAAAGAAAAAGCGTATGGCAGCACAGAAGCCGAGAGGAGATAGAGTCCTTTGCCAGAAAGTACATGGAATTCATCGGAAAAGCGAAGACCGAACGGCTCGCTGTGAAAGAGATCAGGGAAATCCTGGAAAGAGAGGGGTTTGTCTCTCTGGAGGATTTTGCTGGAGACCCTGTGGACATGGCAGTCTACGCGGTAAACAGAGGGAAAGCGATAGCCGCCTTCAGAGTGGTGGATGATCTGAGAAAGGGATTGAACCTGGTGGTAGCCCACATTGACGCTCCCAGGTTGGATCTCAAACCGAGTCCCTTAGTAGAGGATGAGCAGATAGCCCTCTTTAAAACTCACTATTACGGCGGAATAAAGAAGTATCAATGGTTCAGTATACCTCTCGAAATACACGGGGTGCTCTTCAGAGGAGATGGAACGGAGGTAGAGATACACATGGGGAACAAACCGGAGGATCCCGTCTTCACGATACCAGACCTTTTGCCTCATCTAGACAAAGAGGACGCGAAGGTCTCTGAGAAATTCAAAGGAGAAAACCTTGTGCTCATAGCTGGTACTATTCCTCTCAGTGAAGAAGAGAAAGAGGCAGTGAAAACGAACGTCTTGAAAATTCTGAACGAGATGTACGGTATCTCAGAGGAGGACTTTGTGAGCGGTGAGATAGAGGTAGTTCCTGCTTTCCCACCAAGGGAAGTGGGGGTGGACAGGAGTCTCATAGGAGCCTACGGACAGGACGATAGAATATGTGCCTATACGGCACTTCGAGCGCTTTTGTCGGCAAGTCCAAAAAAATCTATCGGTGTGATCTTTTTCGATAAGGAGGAGATAGGAAGCGATGGGAACACCGGTGCAAAGGCAAGATTTTATCTGAGAGTTCTCAGACAGATCCTGAAGATGCAGGGGGCAAAAGACTCGGAGTTCGCGCTCGATGAAGTGCTGGAAAAATCCTCTGTAATCTCCGCTGATGTGTGTGCTGCGGTGGATCCTCCTTACAAGGACGTTCACGATCTTCACAATGCACCCAGGCTTGGATACGGTGTGGCTCTTGTCAAGTACACGGGTGCCCGAGGAAAGTATTCCACGAACGACGCCCACGCCGAGTTCGTGGCACGCGTAAGAAGGGTTCTCAACGAACGTGATGTCATCTGGCAAGTGGCAACACTCGGAAAGGTTGATCAGGGTGGTGGGGGAACGATCGCGAAGTTCTTCGCGGAAAGAGGAACAGACGTGATCGATATGGGACCTGCGCTTCTTGGTATGCATTCTCCATTTGAAATTTCCTCGAAAGCAGATCTGTTAGAAACTTACAACGCCTACAGATCCCTTCTGGAAGATCTGTGA